CGCGTTACGCTGAGGTGCGGGAAAAAGTCGGTTTAATCAATGGACGGTTATCCAATAATCTCAGCGGGATCACGACGATCAAAAGTTTCACCTCTGAAGATTATGAATCGGCGCGCGTGGAGGCAGAAAGTAACGCCTACCGCCAAAGTAACGTGAAAGCGATCGCACTTTCTGCGGCTTTTATCCCATTAATTCGGATGCTGATTTTGGCAGCTTTTACAGTATTGTTGCTATTTGGGGGGATGGAAGCTGTCGCTGGGAGAATTTCTGTTGGTGCTTACAGTTCCTTAGTATTTTTAGTTCAGCTTTTACTCTGGCCTTTAACTAGATTAGGGGAAACCTTCGATTTATATCAACGGGCAATGGCTTCAACTAATCGCGTCATGGATTTGTTAGATACTCCGATTGCGATTCATACAGGAGATATCGCCTTACCCGTGGATGCAGTTAAAGGAGAAGTGGAATTTAAAAATGTGACGTTTGCCTATAAAGATAGATTACCAGTAGTAAAAAATCTGTCTTTGCAAATTCCCGCAGGTGACACGATTGCGATTGTCGGTTCCACCGGTTCCGGTAAAAGCACCTTAGTCAAACTTTTGTTGCGATTGTACGAATTGCGCACAGGCAGCATTACCTTAGATGGCATTGACCTGCAAAATTTAAATTTGCGAGATTTACGCCGTTGTATTGGCTTAGTCAGTCAGGATGTATTTTTATTTCACGGTACGGTTGCGGAGAATATTGCTTACGGCAGCTTTGAGACGACAGAACAAGAAATTATCATGGCGGCTAAGGTAGCTGAAGCACATGAATTTATTACCCACCTCCCCCAAGGATATGCAACAATTGTCGGGGAGCGCGGACAAAAGTTATCTGGGGGACAACGACAAAGAATTGCGATCGCGCGTGCAGTATTGAAAAATCCGCCAATTTTGATTTTAGATGAAGCCACCTCGGCAGTAGATAATGAAACCGAAGCCGCAATTCAGCGATCGCTCGAACGGATTACAGTCAATAGAACCACAATTGCGATCGCTCATCGTCTTTCTACTATCCGCAATGCCAATTGTATTTATGTCATGGAACATGGAAAACTAGTAGAGTCGGGAACCCACGAACAATTGCTAGAGCAAGATGGTATTTATGCTAGTCTTTGGCGCGTACAATCTGGTTTGAGATAGAAAAACCTTCACTTCCAAATCCTCTTTGTAAGCAGAGAGGAGAAAATTTTGAATTTTGAATTTTGAATTAATTTATGTTTTTTGGTAGTACTCAGCCGGAATTAGGAGATAGCAAGTGGCGCAGTCAGTTGGATAGATTTGTGAAAGCAAATCAACCAGAATTAGCGGCGCTGTTTTGGGGATTGTGGTTAGAAAATGGGAATAGTCAAGGTACTATTGGTATTGATTTGCAACCAACACCGCATTTTGTTTATTGTCCTCTAGATGAGATAGAGAAATTAAATAGTAAAGTTGAGAGTCGGCTTCAGGAAATATTAGGAATTATCGAGAATCACAAACCAGAAGTGGAAGTTGTGATGATTGGTATTGGTAAAGGTGAAATTAAGTTAATTCAGTTTGCACCAGAACCAGCACCACCCGCTTGTTTTGAGCAAGTTGGTAAGGATGTGGATGGGTTACTGGAATTGCTAGAACAGAGGATGAAAGAGCAGATTGTTTTATAACGCAGAGGAACGCTGAGGAAAGCGCTGAGGTGCGCTGAGAAGAAGTTTTGTGCTACTCTGCGCACTTGGGGAATATGCGTTAAATGGGAAGTTTAATGACAAATTCTGCCCCTGTTCCAGGTTGAGAATTTACTGTTAGCGTTCCACCATGCTTATCTACTATTACTTGATGAGCGATCGCTAATCCTAAGCCTGTGCCTTTTCCTACAGCTTTGGTAGTAAATAAGTGGTCAAAAATTTTCTGTTTAACTTCCTCGCTCATTCCCATCCCATTATCAGCAATACTAATCTTAACCTGCTTATCTTCTACTGAAGTTTTAATGGTAATTCTATTAGGATTGGCTTGAATTTCCGTAAAACTTCGCCCAGTATTTGATTCTTCTAAAGCATCAATAGCATTTGCCAAGATGTTCATAAATACCTGATTCAATTGTCCGGGAAAGCAGTTAATCTGTGGAAGATGACCATATTCAGTTAACACATCAATTGCTGGGCGGTATTCGTTAGCTTTTAAGCGATGTTTGAGAATTAAAATTGTGCTATCGATACCTTCGTGGATATTAAAAGGGACTTTGTAATCTTTATCAGCACGGGAGAAGGTACGCAGACTGGTGCTAATATTTTTTAAGCGATCGCACGCCATCACCATTGCATCAATCATCTTCGGCAAGTCTTCTAAGCTAAACTCCAAATCAATTTCTGCGCCATGCTCAAGAATTTTATCGCTGGGATTGCTGAAATCTTGATACAGTTTCAAGTGTTCTATAATATCTACAACTGTAGGTTTTGCTTGTTTGAGACTAGCAGCAATAAAAGCCAGGGGATTATTCATTTCATGAGCTACCCCAGAAACTAAGTTACCCAGTGCAGACATTTTCTCACTTTGGACAATTTGAAGTTGCGCTTGTTTTAAATCTTGTAATGCTTGTTGAGCCTGTTGATACAGTCGGGCATTTTCTAGAGAAATTGCTGTCTGCGAAGCCAATAAATTAATAACTTGTAAACGTTGATTAGTAAATACTCCAGAAGTTAAGCGATTTTCTAAGTAAAGAATTCCTACTAAATGTCCTTGATTAATAATTGGCGTACAAAATACACTCTTGGGTTGATGCTCTAGCATATATTCCCCAATTAACCCAGGAATATCTGTTTGTAGATTATCTATGAGAATTGTTTGTTGGGTATTTTTGACGTAATTGATAATATTTGTGGGAATATATCCGCAAGTATCTAATGGTTGGAAATTCAGGATAGTTTGTATTTGCTCTAGGGAGTTTTCTAGATCGTTAATCGATGTAATGGCTCGTACTTGCCAAGTATCATCTTCGGGGAGAATCAATACTGATGTTTTCGCACCAGAGTTTTCCAAAATAATGCGGGTGAGATTGGCAACCGATTCATCGAATTCTATAGAGCTAGAAATAGCTTGAGCAGCTTTGAGAATAGAGTTAAAATCAAGAGCATTGGAAACACTGGTGTTACCCGTACTGCTAGTGCGAGTTGATAGAGAATTGCCAGAAAAACCAATAGTTTCTAGAGGGTTTAGATTGAGCCGTCGCTGTTGCAAAATTGGTTGCAGCAGTTGAGGATAGCGTTTTTCTAGATCGTCAACTTTGGCTTTTGCACCCCAACGTGAATAGCAATAATAAGCTTCCTGCATATAACCTGCGGCCACCTTCTCTTTACCCCAATCAAGGTAGAATTTAGCAGCTAATTCATTAGCGAGTGCTTCGTCTTGAAGATATTCGTTTTCTTTTGCACCTTGAATAGCCATTTCATATAGTTCTATGGCTGCTGTTTTTTGATTGAGAACGCGAGATTTTTCAGCTTCAACTAAATTCAATTTGTGTAGATGATTCATTGGGGCATAGTGTGCCCATTTCTGTAACTTTTCTTGATTTTCCTGCACTCGTTGCCAGTGAATATCTGACTCATAATTTGATTCCGGCGTTCTGGCAAGTGCTGTAAGCGAATCTAACAAGTAAAAGACAGGTTCAATAATTGTTCCCGTACAAGCAAATAAATTTTTTCTCGCTTGAATTGCATCCTGTTCGGCTTTGGTAATGTCTTCTAGCAAGAAATTCAACGTGAATCTATGCAGATAAAAGATACACAAGCGAAACATATCATTGGATGCTTGCACTTGAGAAAGCAATTCTTTCTCATAGAAATCTCGCCGGAAAGGAACTTCATCTTCTGATTCACCTAATAAGATGAGAGCCGTTTCCCAGTAAATTAAATAGTGCTTGGCTGTTGTTACTTGGTTGAGGTCGCGTAAATGCTGGTGGTAGGCACGAATTTGAGGTTCGAGTTCAGTTAGTGGTAGACCAGTCCAGAAGGCATTTAAAGAATATACTTGTACGGTGTAAATCACAAATTCCAGATTGCCCGTTTCCAATCCTGCTTGATAGCCTTCTTGAAAAATGGGTAGCGTTTCTCGCAAATGTGCTGTGCAGTGGTGAATATATCCAGCAAAGATCACAAAGGTTGCTACTCGTTGAGTTTTGGCATACGGTTCTTTTGCCAGATGGTAAGCTAATTGCCCAAACTGCTGTACCTCTGTCATCTCTTGCCAGAGGATATTGATTTGAAATGCATAACTAACATAGCTAACAGGTGAAAACAGACTATTGCCAAATTGAATAGACAGCTTAACCTGTAGCGCCACCACTAATGGATAAAGCGGCGAGCTTGTCAAGTAACAAGAAGGCATAATAGTAGCAGCAATCTGGACAATAGCCAGTTGGTGAGCATCCGTCATCTTTGGCAGATGAATCAGATCTTCAATCGAGCGATCGCCAATTAATGCGGCGATTTCTTCTCTAGCCTGCTGAACATCCTCTGGTGTGGGGCGATCGGGTAAGCTGACTCCCAATATTTCTAGGACAGATTTACCTGTGGCGATCGCTGCTAAAAAATCATTTTGGGAGTTTAATGCCTGAATTTTTACTTGGTAAACTTGCATCCGATCCAGGGGTGTCATGGCGCGATCGATTACAGCTGCAATCCACTGGTTCATCTGCTCGAATTCACCACACAATAAGGCAATCTCGGCAGCTAATTCGTGCAGGGCTAAGGTCATGGTATATTGTCGCTGCCAAGCCTCTTCTCCCAATAATGTCAGCCCTGTTGTAGTATATTCACGAGCTGCTTGATAAGCTGTGGCGGCTCTAGCTTTGCGGCTAGCTGTTAGGTTAAGTTGGGCTAAATTATCCCGTTCTGCTTGTTCAACAACTAACGTCGTTCCATAGTTCAACTGATTAACTAATTCAAAAATCCGTTCTTCTCTAGCTGTGGGTGAAATTTGTTGCAGCAATAGTTGCCCAATTTGGTAATGAGCGATCGCGCGGTTTTCTTCTGGAATTAAAGAATAGGCAGCTTGTTGAACTCGGTCATGCAGGAATTTATATGCAACAATCTCCGAACTTTCTTGATTAAAAGTTCGATCTCCTTCCCCAAGATAAAACTTATAAATATCACTTTGTGGCAAGATTAATCCTTCCTGCAAAGCATTCCACAAGCAACTAGCAGTTTCTATCTCTGACTGTTCAAAAACAATTGCTAATGTTTTTAAATCAAAAGAGTTACCAATACAAGCAGCTAGTTTCAATACTTGTTGAGTTGATGGCGGTAGCCTGCGCAATTGAAAAGCCATGAATTGCACGACATCATCTGTCAGTGCTTGCTGATTGATTTTTGTGATGTCGCATTGCCAACATCCCTCTACAAAATTAAATTCAATTAGTCCATCTTGATGTAATGCTTTGAGAAACTGAGTGGCAAAGAATGGGTTCCCTTGGGTTTTCTGATAAACCAGTTGGGAAAGCGACCACGCCAAGTCTTCTACACAACCCAATGTCTCTGCGACTAATTGATTCAACTTTAATTGACTGAGCGCTTGCAGAGTAATTGTATTAATTTTTGCGCCTGCTTTGATAATTTCATCCAAAGTCAAAGTCAAAGGATGAGCAGATGATACTTCATTATCTCGATAAGCTCCAATTAATAATAAATAACCGCTTTTAGATTCACTTATTAATAATTGCATCAGCTTCAAAGAAGCCGAATCTGACCACTGCAAGTCATCCAAAAAGATTACTAATGGATGGGCGGCAGTGGTAAATACTTGAATAAATTTCTGAAATAATAAATTAAATCTATTTTGTGCAGCATTACCTGATAATTCTGCTGCTGCTGGTTGTTTGCCAATAATTCTTTCTAATTCGGGAATAACTTCTGTAATTACTTGCCCATTTTCGCCTAATGCTGCGAGAATTTTAGTTTTCCATTGTTGTATTTGGCGATCGCTTTCTGTTAACAATTGCCCCATTAAATCCCGGAAGGCTTGTACAAATGCCGAAAATGGGATATTGCGATTAAATTGGTCAAATTTGCCTTTAATAAAATAGCCGCGTTGCCGGACAATCGGTTTGTGAACTTCATTTACCACCACCGTTTTCCCGATTCCAGAGAACCCAGCGACTAACATCATTTCACTGTCACCTTGAGCAACTCTTTCAAATGCTGCTAGTAATTCCTGAACTTCTGTTTCTCTACCATAGAGTTTTTCTGGGATGAGGAAGCGATCGCAAATATCTCGTTGTCCCAACACAAAAGGCTCAATTGTGCCCGTTTCTTGCCACTGACGTTGGCAAATCTCTAAATCATGCTTCAGTCCCAGCGCGCTTTGATAGCGATCTTCAGCATTCTTAGCCATCAGCTTTGCCACAATCGCAGACAGCATCTCAGGCACCGCAGAATTGACCTCATGCACGGGAATTGCCTGCTTTGCCAAATGACAATAAACCAATTCCATCGCATCATTAGACTGAAATGGCAACTTTCCTGTAAGCAGTTGATAAAAAGTAACACCAACAGAGTAGAAATCGCTGCGGTAGTCGATACCGCGATTCATCCTTCCTGTTTGTTCGGGTGAGAGATAAGCCAGCGTTCCTTCCAACACATTGGGATTTTGAATCTCTGGTGTTTCCCTCGGTAACAATGAAGCAATGCTGAAATCAATTAGCTTTACCTGCTGAGTCTTAGGATTTATGAGTATATTGGCAGGCTTAATATCCTTATGAATAATGCGATGGCGGTAGAGTTCGTACAGGATATCTGCTAGTTGCAACGCGATCGCCAAAAAATCGGCAATAGCTAAAGCAGAGTGTTGCTGTTCTTGGGTATAAGCAAAAAGAGAAATACCGCCAAAGTCCTCCATTACCAATGCATAGCCGTTGCGATGGTTCTCCAAACTGCAAGGCTGGACGATGCCAGGAAAATCAAGGCTTTTAGCGATCAGGTATTGATTGCGGAACTGAATGAGTTCGCTGAAGCTAGGGTAGTTATGTCCAAGCAGCTTAACGATCACAGAACGGCAATCCGCTTCTCTGATTGCTTGATAGACTAGGGTTTTGGAACCCACATAGACTTGTTCGGTGATAGAGTAGCCAGGAAGAACAGTTGCTTCAGCCATATACGATTCTACAGATATTAAAGACAGTTTTCTTAATGTCTTTAATATGCCCAAGCCGAGGAAAT
The genomic region above belongs to Calothrix sp. NIES-2098 and contains:
- a CDS encoding ABC transporter-related protein — its product is MATALKSHQVSRRRRHSLHPLQRLLDYGHQYRKQIWLAIGASILNKLFDLAPPALVGIAVDVVVKQQDSIIAQLGIKDIFGQFLILSFLTVITWILESTFEYRYKLIWRNLAQNIQHNLRLDAYNHLQELELAYFEERSTGGLMSILSDDVNQLERFLDVGANDIIQVITTIVVVGGGFFILAPNIAWMAILPIPFILWGSVAFQKLLAPRYAEVREKVGLINGRLSNNLSGITTIKSFTSEDYESARVEAESNAYRQSNVKAIALSAAFIPLIRMLILAAFTVLLLFGGMEAVAGRISVGAYSSLVFLVQLLLWPLTRLGETFDLYQRAMASTNRVMDLLDTPIAIHTGDIALPVDAVKGEVEFKNVTFAYKDRLPVVKNLSLQIPAGDTIAIVGSTGSGKSTLVKLLLRLYELRTGSITLDGIDLQNLNLRDLRRCIGLVSQDVFLFHGTVAENIAYGSFETTEQEIIMAAKVAEAHEFITHLPQGYATIVGERGQKLSGGQRQRIAIARAVLKNPPILILDEATSAVDNETEAAIQRSLERITVNRTTIAIAHRLSTIRNANCIYVMEHGKLVESGTHEQLLEQDGIYASLWRVQSGLR
- a CDS encoding two-component hybrid sensor and regulator, which encodes MAEATVLPGYSITEQVYVGSKTLVYQAIREADCRSVIVKLLGHNYPSFSELIQFRNQYLIAKSLDFPGIVQPCSLENHRNGYALVMEDFGGISLFAYTQEQQHSALAIADFLAIALQLADILYELYRHRIIHKDIKPANILINPKTQQVKLIDFSIASLLPRETPEIQNPNVLEGTLAYLSPEQTGRMNRGIDYRSDFYSVGVTFYQLLTGKLPFQSNDAMELVYCHLAKQAIPVHEVNSAVPEMLSAIVAKLMAKNAEDRYQSALGLKHDLEICQRQWQETGTIEPFVLGQRDICDRFLIPEKLYGRETEVQELLAAFERVAQGDSEMMLVAGFSGIGKTVVVNEVHKPIVRQRGYFIKGKFDQFNRNIPFSAFVQAFRDLMGQLLTESDRQIQQWKTKILAALGENGQVITEVIPELERIIGKQPAAAELSGNAAQNRFNLLFQKFIQVFTTAAHPLVIFLDDLQWSDSASLKLMQLLISESKSGYLLLIGAYRDNEVSSAHPLTLTLDEIIKAGAKINTITLQALSQLKLNQLVAETLGCVEDLAWSLSQLVYQKTQGNPFFATQFLKALHQDGLIEFNFVEGCWQCDITKINQQALTDDVVQFMAFQLRRLPPSTQQVLKLAACIGNSFDLKTLAIVFEQSEIETASCLWNALQEGLILPQSDIYKFYLGEGDRTFNQESSEIVAYKFLHDRVQQAAYSLIPEENRAIAHYQIGQLLLQQISPTAREERIFELVNQLNYGTTLVVEQAERDNLAQLNLTASRKARAATAYQAAREYTTTGLTLLGEEAWQRQYTMTLALHELAAEIALLCGEFEQMNQWIAAVIDRAMTPLDRMQVYQVKIQALNSQNDFLAAIATGKSVLEILGVSLPDRPTPEDVQQAREEIAALIGDRSIEDLIHLPKMTDAHQLAIVQIAATIMPSCYLTSSPLYPLVVALQVKLSIQFGNSLFSPVSYVSYAFQINILWQEMTEVQQFGQLAYHLAKEPYAKTQRVATFVIFAGYIHHCTAHLRETLPIFQEGYQAGLETGNLEFVIYTVQVYSLNAFWTGLPLTELEPQIRAYHQHLRDLNQVTTAKHYLIYWETALILLGESEDEVPFRRDFYEKELLSQVQASNDMFRLCIFYLHRFTLNFLLEDITKAEQDAIQARKNLFACTGTIIEPVFYLLDSLTALARTPESNYESDIHWQRVQENQEKLQKWAHYAPMNHLHKLNLVEAEKSRVLNQKTAAIELYEMAIQGAKENEYLQDEALANELAAKFYLDWGKEKVAAGYMQEAYYCYSRWGAKAKVDDLEKRYPQLLQPILQQRRLNLNPLETIGFSGNSLSTRTSSTGNTSVSNALDFNSILKAAQAISSSIEFDESVANLTRIILENSGAKTSVLILPEDDTWQVRAITSINDLENSLEQIQTILNFQPLDTCGYIPTNIINYVKNTQQTILIDNLQTDIPGLIGEYMLEHQPKSVFCTPIINQGHLVGILYLENRLTSGVFTNQRLQVINLLASQTAISLENARLYQQAQQALQDLKQAQLQIVQSEKMSALGNLVSGVAHEMNNPLAFIAASLKQAKPTVVDIIEHLKLYQDFSNPSDKILEHGAEIDLEFSLEDLPKMIDAMVMACDRLKNISTSLRTFSRADKDYKVPFNIHEGIDSTILILKHRLKANEYRPAIDVLTEYGHLPQINCFPGQLNQVFMNILANAIDALEESNTGRSFTEIQANPNRITIKTSVEDKQVKISIADNGMGMSEEVKQKIFDHLFTTKAVGKGTGLGLAIAHQVIVDKHGGTLTVNSQPGTGAEFVIKLPI